A window of Auraticoccus monumenti contains these coding sequences:
- a CDS encoding DUF6221 family protein has product MPALLPTDVPCWYAWGVPSCFLVAATSLDGYLLPSTDPGTTALVLAPGAGVVLLGARAWGAVLRRDRITDADAWERARGRVPHVVVGEHPVWLPPGAPVRRVTGPPEEWWEQVVGLAGDGEVRVLAGDAATTALVLAGHVRRTRVRVEPVLLGSGAPLLPSPDRLALELDRVRSEDGAVVLEHRVTSTGRVPAHLPGSVADFVLARLAEDEEVARAATGPRWVPAVDRAAGAGWTDVTGWLATLPNDGYSDRPGATVATLGEAADQRHVVRWDPARVLAECAARRRLVTACADLPEVLAELALVWVDHPDHDPGWRPAG; this is encoded by the coding sequence GTGCCGGCGCTGCTGCCCACCGACGTCCCCTGCTGGTACGCATGGGGCGTGCCCAGCTGCTTCCTCGTCGCCGCGACCAGCCTGGACGGCTACCTGCTCCCGTCCACCGATCCTGGCACGACCGCCCTCGTGCTGGCTCCCGGGGCCGGTGTGGTGCTCCTCGGTGCGCGCGCCTGGGGTGCCGTGCTGCGTCGCGACCGCATCACCGACGCCGACGCCTGGGAGCGGGCGCGGGGCCGGGTCCCGCACGTGGTGGTCGGCGAGCACCCGGTCTGGCTGCCCCCGGGCGCCCCGGTGCGCCGGGTCACCGGTCCTCCCGAGGAGTGGTGGGAGCAGGTCGTCGGCCTGGCCGGGGACGGGGAGGTGCGGGTGCTGGCCGGGGATGCGGCGACCACGGCCCTGGTGCTCGCCGGACACGTGCGGCGCACGCGGGTCCGGGTGGAGCCGGTGCTGCTCGGCTCGGGCGCGCCGCTGCTGCCCTCGCCGGACCGGCTGGCGCTGGAGCTGGACCGGGTGCGGAGCGAGGACGGGGCGGTGGTGCTGGAGCACCGCGTCACCTCGACCGGACGGGTGCCGGCGCACCTCCCGGGGTCGGTCGCCGACTTCGTGCTGGCCCGGCTCGCCGAGGACGAGGAGGTGGCCCGGGCGGCCACCGGACCGCGCTGGGTGCCCGCCGTCGACCGCGCGGCCGGCGCCGGCTGGACCGACGTCACGGGGTGGTTGGCCACCCTCCCCAACGACGGCTACAGCGACCGTCCGGGAGCCACCGTGGCCACCCTCGGCGAAGCGGCCGACCAGCGGCACGTGGTGCGCTGGGACCCGGCACGGGTGCTGGCCGAGTGCGCCGCCCGTCGCCGCCTGGTCACCGCCTGCGCCGACCTGCCCGAGGTGCTCGCCGAGCTCGCGCTGGTGTGGGTCGACCACCCCGACCACGACCCCGGGTGGCGACCGGCCGGGTGA
- a CDS encoding helix-turn-helix transcriptional regulator, with protein sequence MKTSQSAARSASGNRPGGTSGPADPDASTRQRVASSILEQGPSTAAALAERLGLTPAAIRRHLDMLTERGIVESREQRVYGARGRGRPARVFAITDAGRMDFHHAYDDLAIEALEYLSETGGSAAVRGFAERRLAGAEQRYRTALAETAADSPTAALAEALTTEGYVASTRRAVAGEQLCQHHCPVAHVAERFPELCEAETEAFARVLGVHVQRLATIAHGDGVCTTHVPDLTPRPAPDSHAPADPNREARG encoded by the coding sequence GTGAAAACCTCCCAGAGCGCTGCACGCAGTGCGTCAGGGAACCGCCCCGGAGGGACCTCCGGTCCCGCGGACCCGGACGCCTCCACCCGACAGCGGGTCGCCAGCTCCATCCTGGAGCAGGGCCCGTCGACGGCGGCTGCGCTGGCCGAGCGCCTCGGGCTCACCCCGGCCGCGATCCGCCGCCACCTGGACATGCTGACCGAGCGCGGGATCGTCGAGTCCCGCGAGCAGCGGGTCTACGGGGCCCGCGGGCGCGGGCGTCCGGCCCGGGTCTTCGCCATCACCGACGCCGGCCGGATGGACTTTCACCACGCCTACGACGACCTGGCCATCGAGGCGCTGGAATACCTCTCCGAGACCGGGGGTTCTGCTGCTGTGCGGGGATTCGCCGAGCGCCGGCTCGCCGGGGCGGAGCAGCGCTACCGCACGGCCCTGGCCGAGACCGCGGCCGACAGCCCCACCGCGGCCCTGGCCGAGGCGCTCACCACCGAGGGCTACGTGGCCTCGACACGTCGGGCCGTCGCCGGTGAGCAGCTGTGCCAGCACCACTGCCCGGTGGCCCACGTCGCCGAGCGCTTCCCCGAGCTCTGCGAGGCCGAGACCGAGGCCTTCGCCCGCGTGCTGGGCGTCCACGTCCAGCGACTGGCCACCATCGCCCACGGCGACGGCGTGTGCACCACGCACGTGCCCGACCTCACCCCCCGTCCCGCACCCGACTCCCACGCTCCAGCCGACCCGAACAGAGAGGCCCGAGGATGA
- the sufB gene encoding Fe-S cluster assembly protein SufB, with translation MTQTEPQNQAVTAQPGPTQEEHIDALSRYQWGWHDSDTVGATARRGLNPAVVQNISDLKSEPQWMLDLRMKGLKLFERKPMPTWGADLSGIDFDNIKYFVRSTEKQATSWDDLPADIKNTYDKLGIPEAEKARLVSGVAAQYESEVVYHQINEELERQGVLFLDTDTALKEHPELFQEYFGTVIPVGDNKFSALNTAVWSGGSFIYVPKGVHVEIPLQAYFRINTENMGQFERTLIIVDEGAYVHYVEGCTAPIYSSDSLHSAVVEIVVKKGGRCRYTTIQNWSNNVYNLVTKRATCDEGATMEWVDGNIGSKVTMKYPAVYLMGPHAKGETLSVAFAGEGQHQDAGSKMVHCAPYTSSSIISKSVARGGGRASYRGLVQVQEGASHSASVVKCDALLVDQISRSDTYPYVDVREDDVSMAHEATVSKVSDEQLFYLMSRGMGEDEAMAMIVRGFVEPIAKELPMEYALELNRLIELQMEGAVG, from the coding sequence ATGACCCAGACCGAGCCGCAGAACCAGGCCGTCACCGCCCAGCCCGGCCCGACGCAGGAGGAGCACATCGACGCCCTCTCCCGCTACCAGTGGGGTTGGCACGACTCCGACACCGTCGGTGCGACCGCGAGGCGCGGGCTCAACCCCGCCGTGGTCCAGAACATCTCGGACCTGAAGAGCGAGCCGCAGTGGATGCTCGACCTGCGCATGAAGGGCCTCAAGCTCTTCGAGCGCAAGCCGATGCCGACCTGGGGCGCCGACCTCAGCGGGATCGACTTCGACAACATCAAGTACTTCGTGCGCTCCACCGAGAAGCAGGCCACCTCCTGGGACGACCTGCCCGCCGACATCAAGAACACCTACGACAAGCTGGGCATCCCGGAGGCGGAGAAGGCCCGGCTGGTCTCCGGCGTGGCCGCCCAGTACGAGTCCGAGGTGGTCTACCACCAGATCAACGAGGAGCTCGAGCGCCAGGGCGTGCTGTTCCTGGACACCGACACCGCGCTGAAGGAGCACCCGGAGCTCTTCCAGGAGTACTTCGGCACCGTCATCCCCGTCGGTGACAACAAGTTCTCCGCGCTGAACACCGCGGTCTGGTCCGGTGGCTCGTTCATCTACGTGCCGAAGGGCGTGCACGTCGAGATCCCGCTGCAGGCCTACTTCCGGATCAACACCGAGAACATGGGCCAGTTCGAGCGGACGCTGATCATCGTCGACGAGGGTGCCTACGTGCACTACGTCGAGGGCTGCACCGCCCCGATCTACAGCTCCGACTCCCTGCACTCGGCCGTGGTCGAGATCGTGGTGAAGAAGGGCGGGCGCTGCCGCTACACGACCATCCAGAACTGGTCGAACAACGTGTACAACCTGGTCACCAAGCGCGCCACCTGCGACGAGGGCGCCACCATGGAGTGGGTCGACGGCAACATCGGCTCCAAGGTGACCATGAAGTACCCGGCCGTCTACCTGATGGGCCCCCACGCCAAGGGCGAGACCCTGTCGGTCGCCTTCGCCGGCGAGGGGCAGCACCAGGACGCGGGCTCCAAGATGGTGCACTGCGCCCCGTACACCAGCTCCTCGATCATCTCGAAGTCGGTGGCCCGTGGCGGCGGCCGCGCCTCGTACCGCGGTCTGGTGCAGGTGCAGGAGGGTGCCTCGCACTCGGCCTCGGTGGTCAAGTGCGACGCCCTGCTGGTCGACCAGATCTCCCGCTCCGACACCTACCCCTACGTCGACGTCCGCGAGGACGACGTGTCGATGGCCCACGAGGCGACGGTGTCCAAGGTGAGCGACGAGCAGCTGTTCTACCTGATGAGCCGGGGGATGGGTGAGGACGAGGCGATGGCGATGATCGTGCGCGGCTTCGTCGAGCCGATCGCCAAGGAGCTCCCGATGGAGTACGCGCTGGAGCTCAACCGGCTGATCGAGCTGCAGATGGAGGGCGCGGTCGGCTGA
- the sufD gene encoding Fe-S cluster assembly protein SufD: MSTDRRPDGTNPNTTLSDGGPDRPGGEDAPVAVVGAVETSDRVASHLHPGGSFEVEDHPVPTGREEVWRFTPIKRIRPMFEPLPTDDREGDPAAEYAVSLPEGVRQGVLVPGQAPRGTVLVPADRPAAIASAQAAEALHLVVPAETELDQPIRIGVTGRGAGRRANAHYVVEAQPHSKATVVLHHEGSAQHNGNLEVLVGDGASLTVISVQDWDDDAVHTGQHEARVGRDASYQHIAVSFGGDLVRLQSNVSYASVGGRAELLGLYFVDSGQHIEHRLFVDHNAPRSESNVDYRGALQGAGAHSVWIGDVLIRKAAEGIDTYESNRNLVLTDGCRADSVPNLEIETGEIAGAGHASTTGRFDDEQLFYLRSRGIDETEARRLVVHGFFADIIRRIGVPEVEQLLLAAVERELAVTVGTPAATA, encoded by the coding sequence ATGAGCACCGACCGTCGCCCCGACGGCACCAACCCGAACACGACCCTCTCCGACGGGGGCCCCGACCGCCCCGGTGGCGAGGACGCCCCCGTGGCGGTCGTCGGCGCGGTCGAGACCTCCGACCGGGTGGCCAGCCACCTGCACCCGGGCGGCTCCTTCGAGGTCGAGGACCACCCGGTCCCGACCGGCCGCGAGGAGGTCTGGCGGTTCACGCCGATCAAGCGGATCCGTCCGATGTTCGAGCCGCTGCCGACCGACGACCGCGAGGGCGACCCCGCGGCCGAGTACGCGGTGTCGCTGCCCGAGGGTGTGCGGCAGGGCGTCCTGGTCCCGGGGCAGGCGCCCCGGGGCACGGTGCTGGTCCCGGCCGACCGTCCGGCGGCCATCGCCTCCGCGCAGGCCGCCGAGGCGCTGCACCTGGTGGTGCCCGCCGAGACCGAGCTGGACCAGCCGATCCGGATCGGCGTCACCGGCCGCGGGGCCGGGCGCCGGGCCAACGCCCACTACGTGGTCGAGGCCCAGCCGCACTCCAAGGCCACCGTGGTGCTGCACCACGAGGGCTCGGCCCAGCACAACGGCAACCTCGAGGTGCTGGTCGGTGACGGCGCCAGCCTGACGGTGATCAGCGTGCAGGACTGGGACGACGACGCGGTGCACACCGGGCAGCACGAGGCCCGGGTGGGTCGCGACGCCTCCTACCAGCACATCGCGGTCTCCTTCGGCGGTGACCTGGTGCGGCTGCAGTCCAACGTCAGCTACGCCTCGGTCGGCGGGCGCGCGGAGCTGCTCGGCCTGTACTTCGTCGACAGCGGCCAGCACATCGAGCACCGGCTCTTCGTGGACCACAACGCGCCGCGCTCGGAGTCCAACGTCGACTACCGCGGGGCCCTGCAGGGCGCCGGGGCGCACTCGGTCTGGATCGGCGACGTGCTGATCCGCAAGGCCGCCGAGGGCATCGACACCTACGAGTCCAACCGCAACCTGGTGCTCACCGACGGCTGCCGCGCCGACTCGGTGCCGAACCTGGAGATCGAGACCGGCGAGATCGCCGGCGCCGGTCACGCCTCGACCACCGGTCGCTTCGACGACGAGCAGCTGTTCTACCTGCGCAGCCGCGGCATCGACGAGACCGAGGCCCGCCGTCTGGTGGTGCACGGCTTCTTCGCCGACATCATCCGCCGGATCGGCGTCCCCGAGGTCGAGCAGCTGCTGCTCGCCGCGGTCGAGCGCGAGCTGGCCGTCACCGTCGGCACCCCGGCCGCCACCGCCTGA
- a CDS encoding ABC transporter permease — MTAAALDLSPAPGAAPWPRRVLRHARTEFGLLVRNGEQLLLALVIPVGVLVAGRLLPAGISDRLGGLDGLAPSVLALAVWSTSFTSTAIATAFERRYGVLERLATTPLGRPGLVAGKALALVLVLLGQLLVLSVVAVALGWRPAGEVVPWLVAVVAVVLAVVCFASWALVLAGRLRAEATLALANLVYLALAAGGGLLLSPEAHPGLMATLVRALPTAALGESLRNASVGVVDASHLLVLLIWTLLGLLTARRTFRWTA; from the coding sequence GTGACCGCCGCCGCACTCGACCTCTCCCCCGCCCCCGGCGCCGCGCCCTGGCCACGACGGGTGCTGCGTCACGCCCGCACCGAGTTCGGCCTGCTGGTCCGCAACGGCGAGCAGCTGCTGCTGGCCCTGGTGATCCCCGTCGGGGTGCTGGTCGCCGGCCGGCTGCTGCCCGCGGGGATCTCCGACCGCCTGGGCGGGCTGGACGGGCTGGCCCCGTCGGTGCTCGCGCTGGCCGTCTGGTCCACGTCGTTCACCTCGACCGCGATCGCCACCGCCTTCGAGCGTCGCTACGGCGTGCTCGAGCGGCTGGCCACGACCCCGCTGGGACGTCCGGGGCTGGTGGCCGGCAAGGCGCTGGCCCTGGTGCTGGTGCTGCTCGGGCAGCTGCTGGTGCTCTCGGTGGTCGCCGTCGCGCTGGGCTGGCGGCCCGCCGGTGAGGTCGTCCCCTGGCTGGTCGCCGTGGTCGCCGTGGTGCTCGCGGTGGTCTGCTTCGCCTCCTGGGCGCTGGTGCTCGCCGGACGGCTGCGGGCCGAGGCCACCCTGGCGCTGGCCAACCTGGTCTACCTGGCGCTGGCTGCCGGGGGCGGGCTGCTGCTGAGCCCCGAGGCCCACCCCGGCCTGATGGCCACCCTGGTGCGGGCGCTGCCGACGGCGGCGCTCGGTGAGAGCCTGCGCAACGCCTCGGTCGGGGTGGTCGACGCCTCGCACCTGCTGGTGCTGCTGATCTGGACGCTGCTGGGCCTGCTGACTGCGAGGAGGACGTTCCGATGGACCGCGTGA
- a CDS encoding COX15/CtaA family protein codes for MDRVIDGLGSERSLRGWSLALLVANCVIVLTGALVRLTGSGLGCPTWPRCTDESYVTTPEMGVHGVIEFGNRLLTFVLILIALGTVAAALAHAHVDVRRPDGPPGHRVRLLALGIAFGIPFQGVIGGITVLTQLNPFVVALHLLLSVVLICLSVWLVRTVWRAPREPVDGLRWWLARVVFVLAWVASWLGTVATGSGPHAGDATSPRTGFDVELVAKVHAGSVWLLVIASVLALVLLRSRAALLLVLVEVGQGVVGYVQYFTGVPITLVMLHMLGLCLVMAAAMNLLLSVRRPRPEDALPSPSSSLAVVGE; via the coding sequence ATGGACCGCGTGATCGACGGGCTGGGGTCGGAGCGCTCACTGCGCGGCTGGTCGCTGGCCCTGCTGGTGGCCAACTGCGTGATCGTGCTGACCGGGGCATTGGTGCGCCTGACCGGCTCCGGTCTCGGCTGCCCCACCTGGCCGCGGTGCACCGACGAGTCCTACGTGACCACCCCGGAGATGGGCGTCCACGGGGTGATCGAGTTCGGCAACCGGCTGCTCACCTTCGTGCTGATCCTGATCGCGCTGGGCACCGTGGCCGCGGCCCTGGCCCACGCCCACGTGGACGTCCGCCGTCCGGACGGGCCCCCCGGGCACCGGGTGCGGCTGCTGGCGCTGGGCATCGCCTTCGGCATCCCGTTCCAGGGGGTGATCGGCGGCATCACGGTGCTGACCCAGCTCAACCCGTTCGTGGTCGCCCTGCACCTGCTGCTGTCGGTGGTGCTGATCTGCCTGTCGGTGTGGTTGGTGCGCACGGTGTGGCGGGCTCCCCGTGAGCCCGTCGACGGCCTCCGGTGGTGGCTGGCCCGGGTGGTCTTCGTGCTCGCCTGGGTGGCCAGCTGGCTGGGTACCGTGGCGACCGGCAGCGGTCCGCACGCGGGTGACGCCACCTCCCCGCGGACCGGTTTCGACGTCGAGCTGGTGGCCAAGGTGCACGCCGGCAGCGTCTGGCTGCTGGTCATCGCCAGCGTGCTGGCCCTCGTGCTGCTCCGCTCGCGTGCGGCGCTGCTGCTGGTCCTGGTCGAGGTGGGTCAGGGCGTCGTCGGCTACGTGCAGTACTTCACCGGGGTGCCGATCACTCTGGTGATGCTGCACATGCTGGGTCTGTGCCTGGTGATGGCCGCAGCCATGAACCTGCTGCTGTCGGTGCGCCGGCCGCGTCCCGAGGACGCCCTCCCCTCCCCCAGCAGCTCGTTGGCCGTCGTCGGGGAGTGA
- a CDS encoding ABC transporter ATP-binding protein, which translates to MPSSASSPLLQAVDLRLVLGGRTVLDALSLTAQTGRITALLGPNGAGKTTFIRCCTGILDPDEGDVRIAGGSVRAAVAAGRVGVMPQESGAWSGIRPLEMLHHLAGLHASPLPVDALAERLGLHDFARTPYRRLSGGQKQAVNLAGALVGRPELVFLDEPTSGMDPHTRRAVWGLLRELRDSGVTVLLTTHAMGEAEQLADQVHIVDAGRISISGTVAELASEGADLEEVFLRHTTARIRP; encoded by the coding sequence GTGCCCTCCTCCGCCTCGAGCCCGCTGCTGCAGGCGGTCGACCTGCGGCTGGTGCTCGGCGGACGCACCGTCCTGGACGCCCTCTCGCTCACCGCCCAGACCGGTCGCATCACGGCGCTGCTGGGGCCGAACGGGGCGGGCAAGACCACCTTCATCCGCTGCTGCACCGGCATCCTCGACCCCGACGAGGGCGACGTCCGCATCGCCGGCGGCAGCGTGCGCGCGGCGGTCGCGGCGGGCCGGGTCGGGGTGATGCCGCAGGAGAGCGGGGCCTGGTCCGGGATCCGGCCGCTGGAGATGCTGCACCACCTCGCCGGGCTGCACGCCTCGCCGCTGCCGGTGGACGCCCTGGCCGAGCGGCTGGGGCTGCACGACTTCGCCCGGACCCCCTACCGGCGTCTCAGCGGTGGCCAGAAGCAGGCGGTCAACCTCGCCGGGGCCCTGGTCGGGCGACCCGAGCTGGTCTTCCTCGACGAGCCGACGTCCGGCATGGACCCGCACACCCGCCGCGCCGTCTGGGGGCTGCTGCGCGAGCTGCGGGACAGCGGTGTCACCGTGCTCCTCACCACCCACGCCATGGGTGAGGCCGAGCAGCTGGCCGACCAGGTCCACATCGTCGACGCCGGACGGATCAGCATCTCCGGCACGGTGGCCGAGCTGGCCTCCGAGGGGGCCGACCTGGAAGAGGTCTTCCTGCGCCACACCACCGCGAGGATCCGCCCGTGA